A region from the Corynebacterium halotolerans YIM 70093 = DSM 44683 genome encodes:
- the coaD gene encoding pantetheine-phosphate adenylyltransferase, which translates to MKAVCPGSFDPVTMGHLDIFTRAAEHFDEVVVLVTGNPNKRSGLFAIEERIELIREVVAHIPNIKVDWWAGLLVDYTTAHGINALVKGLRTALDYEYELPMAQMNRRLSGIDTFFLLTDEKYGYISSSLCKEVAKYGGDVSGLLPDPVVHAVVEKYRAQD; encoded by the coding sequence GTGAAAGCAGTCTGTCCCGGTTCCTTCGACCCGGTGACCATGGGCCACCTCGACATCTTCACCCGGGCCGCCGAGCACTTCGACGAGGTGGTCGTCCTGGTCACGGGCAACCCGAACAAGCGGTCGGGGCTGTTCGCGATCGAGGAGCGCATCGAGCTCATCCGCGAGGTCGTCGCCCACATCCCCAACATCAAGGTCGACTGGTGGGCCGGGCTGCTGGTGGACTACACCACGGCCCACGGAATCAATGCGCTGGTCAAGGGGCTGCGCACCGCACTCGACTACGAGTACGAGCTGCCGATGGCGCAGATGAACCGGCGACTGTCGGGCATCGACACGTTCTTCCTGCTCACCGACGAGAAGTACGGCTACATCTCATCCTCGCTGTGCAAGGAGGTCGCCAAGTACGGCGGCGACGTCTCCGGGCTGCTGCCCGACCCGGTCGTCCACGCGGTGGTGGAGAAGTACCGGGCGCAGGACTAG
- a CDS encoding sulfite exporter TauE/SafE family protein — translation MLPGLLLLFVIVAIGSCLQRVSGMGLGLIAGPVLSVVMGPVEGILVVNALAVVNAAATTVTVRQNVDWRKFGLIASVLILGAVPGALLVREVSPPLLQALVGGVLLVALAVVTFGQDKVPRVSGRAPAVVAGVAGGFMNTLAGIAGPALTVYAQASRWPQQTYAATLQPIFMVAGFISFGIKLLTGAGSLADTHWLIWPVGVAAMALGIGSGIVFSRYIARGRARKLALALAAMGGVVVLVRGISGLV, via the coding sequence GTGCTTCCCGGGCTGCTCCTCCTCTTCGTCATCGTCGCCATCGGCTCCTGCCTGCAGCGTGTCTCGGGTATGGGGCTCGGTCTGATCGCCGGGCCGGTGCTGTCGGTCGTCATGGGCCCGGTGGAGGGCATCCTCGTGGTCAACGCGCTGGCGGTGGTCAACGCGGCCGCCACGACCGTGACGGTCCGGCAGAACGTCGACTGGCGGAAATTCGGACTGATCGCCTCGGTGCTCATTCTCGGCGCCGTGCCGGGTGCCCTGCTGGTGCGGGAGGTCTCACCCCCGCTGCTGCAGGCGCTGGTCGGCGGGGTGCTGCTCGTCGCCCTGGCCGTGGTCACCTTCGGGCAGGACAAGGTGCCCCGGGTGTCGGGGAGGGCACCCGCGGTGGTGGCGGGCGTGGCCGGCGGCTTCATGAACACGCTCGCCGGGATCGCCGGCCCGGCGCTGACGGTCTACGCCCAGGCCTCGCGCTGGCCGCAGCAGACCTACGCGGCGACGCTGCAGCCGATCTTCATGGTGGCTGGTTTCATCTCCTTCGGTATCAAGCTCCTCACCGGTGCCGGGTCCCTGGCGGACACCCACTGGCTGATCTGGCCGGTGGGGGTGGCTGCCATGGCCCTCGGCATCGGCTCCGGCATCGTGTTCAGCCGTTACATCGCCCGGGGCCGAGCCCGGAAACTGGCCCTGGCATTGGCGGCCATGGGCGGAGTCGTCGTCCTCGTGCGCGGCATCAGCGGGCTGGTGTGA
- a CDS encoding HNH endonuclease signature motif containing protein → MSTALSAPPAYYSVTNPDDPVAVLSRDVIRKDYELWSTLTHHLDPEQDSDVLAASLTRSTGMAKNFIQNNLMAILTLDELPRLRALQEELWHLDLHRLRAIDSALAPADRDHLPEVDEQLTDYLTATRPNQLVPGARAIQNKIRAILAELDDTIDTDDEPSQLPGESYAMTFNADGTADLTARFNAVDAVEIDLRVRALAEAEGLTLAQAHAALVRGADGVRVHLNAYRASDVEDAPAFIHRVGWVDKATTDTLVERACHTRDMDAAAGITTDSYTTPDVLRIHIEGRDGTCRWPGCTRPATVCQMDHRINHTDGGPTTASNLVSLCQRHHNLKTARHAFYHLDPTTGDIIWLFADGTWVYDEAEGPLSRTSRLWVQTLHQRREERHHDARSRAQHRKRMKDQANDTPEEDSPPPF, encoded by the coding sequence TTGTCCACCGCCCTGTCCGCCCCACCCGCCTACTACTCGGTCACCAACCCCGACGACCCCGTCGCGGTATTGTCCCGCGACGTCATCCGCAAGGACTACGAACTCTGGTCCACCCTGACCCACCACCTCGATCCCGAGCAGGACAGCGACGTCCTCGCCGCCTCACTGACCCGCAGCACCGGAATGGCCAAAAACTTCATCCAGAACAACCTCATGGCCATCCTCACCCTCGACGAACTACCCCGCCTCCGCGCCCTGCAGGAGGAGCTCTGGCACCTCGACCTGCACCGCCTCCGGGCCATCGACTCCGCCCTGGCACCCGCCGACCGCGACCACCTGCCGGAAGTCGATGAACAACTCACCGACTACCTCACCGCCACCCGCCCCAACCAGCTGGTCCCCGGAGCCCGGGCCATCCAGAACAAGATCAGGGCCATCCTCGCCGAACTCGACGACACCATCGACACCGACGACGAGCCTTCCCAGCTGCCCGGTGAGTCCTATGCGATGACCTTCAACGCGGACGGCACCGCTGATCTCACCGCCCGGTTCAACGCCGTCGATGCCGTCGAGATCGACCTCCGTGTCCGCGCCCTCGCCGAGGCCGAGGGACTCACCCTGGCCCAGGCCCACGCCGCCCTGGTGCGGGGTGCCGACGGGGTGCGCGTCCACCTCAACGCCTACCGTGCCTCAGACGTGGAGGACGCCCCGGCATTCATCCACCGGGTCGGCTGGGTGGACAAGGCCACCACCGACACTCTGGTGGAACGGGCCTGCCACACCCGGGACATGGACGCCGCCGCCGGGATCACCACGGATTCCTACACCACACCGGATGTCCTGCGGATACATATCGAGGGCCGCGACGGGACCTGCCGGTGGCCCGGCTGCACCCGGCCGGCCACCGTCTGCCAGATGGACCACCGCATCAACCACACCGACGGCGGCCCCACCACAGCCTCCAATCTGGTCAGCCTGTGCCAGCGCCACCACAACTTGAAGACCGCCCGGCACGCCTTCTACCACCTCGACCCCACCACCGGCGACATCATCTGGCTGTTCGCCGACGGTACCTGGGTCTACGACGAAGCCGAGGGACCACTGTCCCGCACATCGAGGCTGTGGGTACAGACCCTGCATCAACGACGAGAAGAACGCCACCACGACGCCCGGTCCAGGGCCCAACACCGCAAACGGATGAAAGACCAGGCCAACGACACACCCGAGGAGGACAGCCCACCACCGTTCTGA
- a CDS encoding amino acid ABC transporter ATP-binding protein, with the protein MTDLMIDARQVHKSFGQLQVLKGIDLQVPQGTVTCLIGPSGSGKSTMLRCVNHLEKITAGRLYVDGELIGYRERDGVLYEISEKEAARQRSGIGMVFQQFNLFPHRTALENIIEAPVHVKGVPVAQAKKRALELLEQVGLAHKADAYPVQLSGGQQQRVAIARAVAMDPKLMLFDEPTSALDPELVGEVLRVMRELADDGMTMLVVTHEMGFAREVADTVVFMDGGVVVEAGAPKDVLDNPQEPRTQEFLSSLL; encoded by the coding sequence ATGACCGACCTCATGATCGACGCCCGGCAGGTCCACAAGTCCTTCGGCCAGCTGCAGGTGCTCAAGGGCATCGACCTGCAGGTGCCCCAGGGCACCGTCACCTGCCTGATCGGCCCCTCGGGCTCCGGCAAGTCGACGATGCTGCGCTGCGTGAACCACCTGGAGAAGATCACCGCCGGCCGACTCTACGTCGACGGCGAACTGATCGGCTACCGCGAGCGCGACGGCGTGCTCTACGAGATCTCCGAGAAGGAGGCCGCCCGTCAGCGCTCCGGCATCGGCATGGTCTTCCAGCAGTTCAATCTCTTCCCCCACCGCACCGCCCTGGAGAACATCATCGAGGCGCCCGTCCACGTCAAGGGCGTGCCGGTGGCGCAGGCGAAGAAGCGGGCCCTCGAGCTGCTCGAGCAGGTGGGTCTGGCGCACAAGGCCGACGCCTACCCGGTGCAGCTGTCGGGCGGGCAGCAGCAGCGCGTGGCCATCGCCCGCGCCGTCGCCATGGATCCGAAGCTGATGCTCTTCGACGAGCCGACCTCGGCGCTGGACCCTGAGCTCGTCGGCGAGGTGCTGCGCGTCATGCGCGAGCTGGCCGACGACGGCATGACCATGCTCGTGGTCACCCACGAGATGGGCTTCGCCCGCGAGGTCGCCGACACGGTCGTGTTCATGGACGGGGGCGTGGTCGTGGAGGCCGGCGCCCCGAAGGATGTGCTGGACAATCCGCAGGAGCCGCGCACCCAGGAGTTCCTCTCCTCGCTCCTGTAG
- a CDS encoding amino acid ABC transporter permease — MTSPAPIQAKPLRHPGRWVLAAVLLALFAWFIIGAVTNEAYGWDTYRQYLFDTRIATAALHTLALTVLSMIIGVVLGALLAVMRMSPNPVLQAVSWVYLWVFRGTPVYVQLVFWGLLGSLYQTINVGFAELDLQGLLSNMFLLAMLGLGLNEAAYMAEIVRSGISSVPEGQMEASKALGMGWWMTMRRTVMPQAMRIIIPPTGNELISMLKTTSLVVAVPYSLELYGRSMDIAAALFEPVPMLLVAATWYLAVTSLLMVGQHYLEKHFEKGAKRELTGRQLAALSDAEGTIPGNVTIVTDRKDN, encoded by the coding sequence ATGACCTCACCGGCCCCCATTCAGGCGAAGCCGCTGCGCCACCCCGGGCGCTGGGTGCTCGCCGCCGTGCTGCTCGCACTGTTCGCCTGGTTCATCATCGGTGCGGTGACCAATGAGGCGTACGGCTGGGACACCTACCGTCAGTACCTCTTCGACACCCGCATCGCGACGGCCGCCCTGCACACCCTCGCACTGACGGTCCTGTCCATGATCATCGGCGTCGTGCTCGGCGCGCTGCTGGCCGTGATGCGCATGTCCCCCAATCCGGTGCTGCAGGCGGTGTCCTGGGTCTATCTGTGGGTCTTCCGTGGCACGCCCGTCTACGTGCAGCTGGTCTTCTGGGGCCTGCTCGGCTCGCTCTACCAGACCATCAACGTCGGCTTCGCGGAGCTTGACCTCCAGGGCCTGCTGTCGAACATGTTCCTGCTCGCCATGCTCGGTCTGGGACTGAACGAGGCCGCCTACATGGCCGAGATCGTCCGCTCCGGCATCTCGTCTGTGCCCGAGGGCCAGATGGAGGCCTCCAAGGCGCTCGGCATGGGCTGGTGGATGACCATGCGGCGCACCGTCATGCCCCAGGCCATGCGCATCATCATCCCGCCGACCGGCAACGAGCTGATCTCCATGCTCAAGACGACCTCGCTCGTGGTGGCCGTGCCCTACTCGCTGGAGCTCTACGGCCGGTCGATGGACATCGCCGCCGCCCTGTTCGAACCGGTGCCGATGCTGCTGGTCGCCGCCACCTGGTACCTGGCCGTGACCTCCCTGCTGATGGTCGGCCAGCATTACCTGGAGAAACACTTCGAGAAGGGCGCCAAGCGCGAACTCACCGGCCGCCAGCTCGCCGCCCTCTCCGACGCCGAGGGCACCATCCCCGGCAACGTCACCATCGTCACGGACCGAAAGGACAACTGA
- a CDS encoding ABC transporter substrate-binding protein, whose protein sequence is MTRLKVIAAIASATMLAGCVTNSEEGNPEGWSPIVPDEVPEIAEMVPASVAADGVLSAGTNPPFAPFEFKDSQGDIIGMEMDLMRATAAVAGLDYEPVEQDFAMILPAVQSGTLDVGASGFTDTPERRENFDFVNFLYAGIQWAQQPGDDVDPDNACGLTVAVQRTTVSETDDVRPKSEECLAEGKEGISVLSYDTSDNAALAVLMGRADAFSADSPVTAWAINRSDGKMEETGGIFDAAPYGWAVPKDSELGPALAAALQHLIDTGDYQRILAQWGVEDGLVEQALINEEPLEGLPS, encoded by the coding sequence ATGACCCGACTGAAAGTAATCGCCGCGATCGCGTCGGCGACCATGCTGGCGGGCTGCGTGACGAACTCCGAGGAAGGCAATCCCGAGGGCTGGTCCCCCATCGTCCCGGACGAGGTGCCCGAGATCGCCGAGATGGTACCCGCGTCCGTGGCCGCCGACGGAGTCCTCTCCGCCGGCACGAATCCGCCGTTCGCCCCCTTCGAGTTCAAGGACTCGCAGGGCGACATCATCGGCATGGAGATGGACCTGATGCGCGCCACCGCCGCGGTGGCGGGCCTGGACTACGAACCCGTCGAGCAGGATTTCGCGATGATCCTGCCGGCCGTGCAATCCGGCACCCTCGACGTCGGCGCCTCCGGCTTCACCGACACCCCGGAACGCCGCGAGAACTTCGACTTCGTCAACTTCCTCTACGCGGGCATCCAGTGGGCCCAGCAGCCGGGCGATGACGTCGACCCGGACAACGCGTGTGGCCTGACCGTCGCGGTGCAGCGCACCACGGTCTCCGAGACCGACGACGTCCGCCCCAAGTCAGAGGAGTGCCTCGCCGAGGGCAAGGAGGGGATCAGCGTCCTGTCCTACGACACCTCGGACAACGCCGCCCTGGCCGTGCTGATGGGCCGTGCCGACGCGTTCTCCGCCGACTCCCCTGTCACCGCCTGGGCGATCAACCGCTCCGACGGGAAGATGGAGGAGACCGGTGGGATATTCGACGCCGCGCCCTACGGCTGGGCGGTGCCGAAGGACAGCGAGCTGGGACCGGCCCTGGCCGCCGCCCTGCAGCACCTCATCGACACCGGCGATTACCAGCGCATCCTCGCCCAGTGGGGCGTCGAGGACGGTCTGGTGGAACAGGCACTGATCAACGAAGAACCCCTGGAAGGACTGCCCTCATGA
- a CDS encoding DUF368 domain-containing protein, whose product MSAPTETHVYPKPTPRTPLAVILNFVRGALIGMAELVPGISGGTVALVVGIYERALNAGNQLIKRQFAKVDWWFLVAVGLGMVAAVFTMSTVLVNFVEGYPELSRGLFLGMVAVSILVPVGMMDPEDLRRKLPVALPVFLLSAVVAFFATGFTSAPQENPSLVIIFFAAAVAVCALVMPGISGSFLLLALGLYSPVMASLSNREWDVIIVFMLGALLGIILFVRGLTWILENHRTLTLTVMSGLMLGSLRALWPWQTGDADLLAPSGNVWPVVGMIVLGAVIVAAFIVADRVATVRGGATVITQSQPE is encoded by the coding sequence ATGTCTGCACCAACTGAAACCCACGTCTATCCGAAACCGACGCCGCGTACGCCGCTGGCGGTCATCCTCAATTTCGTCCGCGGCGCACTGATCGGTATGGCCGAGCTGGTCCCGGGCATCTCAGGTGGCACCGTGGCGCTGGTCGTCGGCATCTACGAACGTGCGCTCAACGCCGGCAACCAGCTGATCAAGCGCCAGTTCGCCAAGGTGGACTGGTGGTTCCTGGTCGCCGTCGGCCTCGGCATGGTCGCCGCCGTGTTCACGATGTCGACGGTGCTGGTCAACTTCGTCGAGGGGTACCCCGAGCTGTCGCGCGGCCTGTTCCTCGGCATGGTCGCCGTTTCCATCCTCGTGCCGGTCGGCATGATGGATCCGGAGGATCTGCGGCGGAAACTGCCGGTCGCGCTCCCGGTCTTCCTCCTCTCGGCCGTCGTGGCCTTCTTCGCCACCGGTTTCACCTCGGCCCCGCAGGAGAATCCGTCCCTGGTGATCATCTTCTTCGCCGCGGCCGTCGCCGTGTGCGCCCTGGTCATGCCGGGCATCTCGGGGTCCTTCCTGCTGTTGGCCCTGGGTCTGTACTCGCCGGTGATGGCGTCGCTGTCGAACCGCGAGTGGGACGTCATCATCGTGTTCATGCTGGGTGCCCTGCTCGGCATCATTCTGTTCGTCCGGGGTCTGACCTGGATCCTGGAGAACCACCGCACGCTGACGCTGACGGTCATGTCCGGACTCATGCTCGGCTCATTGCGTGCCCTGTGGCCGTGGCAGACCGGGGACGCCGACCTGCTCGCCCCCTCGGGCAATGTGTGGCCGGTCGTCGGGATGATCGTGCTCGGCGCGGTGATCGTCGCCGCCTTCATCGTCGCCGACCGGGTGGCCACCGTCCGGGGCGGGGCGACCGTCATCACGCAGTCGCAGCCCGAGTAA
- the polA gene encoding DNA polymerase I → MLIDGHSMAFRAFYALPAENFSTTGGQHTNAVYGFLLMLAGLLGEEKPGHVAVAFDVGRKTFRTEMFPEYKAQREAAPEAFKGQVGILQETLEMLGITTLSKENYEADDILATLTTAARPLGYETLIVTGDRDYLQLVDDTTTVLYPVRGVSTLHRFTPAAVEEKYGLTPIQYPDFAALRGDPSDNLPNIPGVGEKTATKWIAQYGSLDNLLEHADEIKGKAGDSFRERLEQVKLNRKLTQMITDMELPVGPDQLALRPADVAEVAERFDDLEFGANLRERILAVVPTEGEMTETTVELSDVVVDETTLAEWLPERQGQGLALYVVGNGAPNAGDAQALAIVDTQRHAVAAELADLSPEDEKALERWLASDDPKYLHGSKAVFHMFAGRGMEVCGVAHDTAIAAYLLRPGQRTYDLKDVYQRHLQRQLTEPDGQLSLMGDTSLVESAAAVLELAESLTVQLQEIDAFELYHDLEIPLAGILARMEATGIAVDVATLEEQLENFIDQVAREEEAARELAEDPKLNLSSPKQLQVVLFETFGMPKTKKTKTGYSTAAKEIEQLAVKHPHPFLDHLLAHREYQKMKSTLEGLIKTVQPDGRIHTTFHQTVASTGRLSSTEPNLQNIPVRTEAGRKIRSAFIVGEGYETLLTADYSQIEMRVMAHLSEDPGLIEAYREGEDLHNYVGSKVFDVGIDEVTPELRRRVKAMSYGLVYGLSAFGLSQQLNIPAGEAKATMDNYFERFGGVKRYLSEVVEKARKDGYTATLFGRRRYLPELNSDNRVARENAERAALNAPIQGTAADIIKVAMIRVDRELKKAKVKSRVLLQVHDELVVEIAPGELEQVREIVEREMDGAITLLVPLEVSAGSGPNWDVAAH, encoded by the coding sequence CTGCTCATCGACGGGCACTCGATGGCCTTCCGCGCCTTCTACGCCCTGCCGGCCGAGAACTTCTCGACGACCGGTGGACAGCACACCAACGCCGTCTACGGGTTTCTCTTGATGCTGGCCGGTCTCCTGGGTGAGGAGAAGCCGGGGCACGTGGCGGTCGCCTTCGACGTCGGACGCAAGACCTTCCGCACCGAGATGTTCCCCGAGTACAAGGCCCAGCGCGAGGCCGCGCCGGAGGCGTTCAAGGGCCAGGTCGGCATCCTCCAGGAGACCCTGGAGATGCTCGGCATCACCACGCTGAGCAAGGAAAACTACGAGGCCGACGACATCCTGGCGACCCTGACTACCGCGGCCCGCCCGCTCGGCTACGAGACGCTGATCGTCACCGGCGACCGCGACTACCTGCAGCTGGTCGACGACACGACCACCGTGCTCTACCCGGTGCGCGGGGTGTCCACCCTCCACCGCTTCACTCCGGCGGCCGTCGAGGAGAAGTACGGGCTGACCCCGATCCAGTACCCCGACTTCGCGGCCCTGCGCGGAGACCCCTCCGACAACCTGCCGAATATCCCGGGCGTGGGGGAGAAGACCGCCACCAAGTGGATCGCGCAGTACGGCTCCCTGGACAATCTGCTCGAGCACGCCGATGAGATCAAGGGCAAGGCCGGCGACAGCTTCCGCGAGCGCCTCGAACAGGTGAAACTCAACCGGAAGCTGACCCAGATGATCACCGACATGGAACTGCCCGTCGGCCCCGACCAGCTGGCGCTGCGGCCCGCGGACGTGGCCGAGGTGGCGGAGCGCTTCGACGACCTCGAGTTCGGCGCCAACCTGCGCGAGCGCATCCTCGCGGTCGTGCCCACCGAGGGGGAGATGACCGAGACGACGGTCGAACTCAGTGACGTCGTCGTCGACGAAACCACGCTCGCCGAATGGCTCCCGGAGCGCCAGGGACAAGGCCTGGCCCTTTACGTGGTGGGTAATGGGGCACCGAACGCGGGCGACGCCCAGGCGCTCGCGATCGTCGATACGCAGCGCCACGCGGTGGCCGCCGAGCTCGCCGACCTCAGTCCGGAGGACGAGAAGGCACTCGAGCGGTGGTTGGCAAGCGACGACCCGAAGTACCTGCACGGTTCAAAGGCCGTCTTCCACATGTTCGCCGGGCGCGGCATGGAGGTGTGCGGGGTCGCCCACGACACCGCCATCGCTGCATACCTGCTGCGCCCCGGCCAGCGCACCTACGACCTCAAGGACGTCTACCAGCGCCACCTGCAGCGCCAGCTCACCGAACCGGACGGGCAGCTGTCGCTGATGGGGGACACCTCGCTGGTCGAATCCGCCGCCGCGGTCCTCGAGCTGGCCGAGTCGCTGACCGTCCAACTGCAGGAGATCGACGCCTTCGAGCTCTACCACGACCTGGAGATCCCGCTGGCCGGCATCCTCGCCCGCATGGAGGCCACCGGCATCGCCGTCGACGTCGCCACCCTCGAGGAACAGCTGGAGAACTTCATCGACCAGGTCGCCCGGGAGGAGGAGGCCGCCCGCGAGCTGGCCGAGGACCCGAAGCTCAACCTGTCGAGCCCGAAGCAGCTGCAGGTCGTGCTCTTCGAGACCTTCGGCATGCCGAAGACGAAGAAGACCAAGACCGGCTACTCGACGGCCGCGAAGGAGATCGAGCAGCTCGCCGTCAAACACCCGCACCCCTTCCTCGACCACCTGCTGGCCCACCGCGAGTACCAGAAGATGAAGTCCACGCTCGAGGGGCTGATCAAGACCGTCCAGCCGGACGGCCGCATCCACACCACCTTCCACCAGACCGTCGCCTCCACCGGCCGACTCAGCTCCACCGAGCCCAACCTGCAGAACATCCCGGTACGCACCGAGGCGGGCCGCAAGATCCGCTCCGCCTTCATCGTCGGCGAGGGCTACGAGACCCTGCTGACGGCCGACTACTCGCAGATCGAGATGCGCGTGATGGCGCACCTGTCCGAGGACCCCGGCCTGATCGAGGCATACCGCGAGGGAGAGGACCTCCACAACTACGTCGGCTCCAAGGTCTTCGACGTCGGCATCGACGAGGTCACCCCCGAACTGCGCCGCCGCGTCAAGGCCATGTCCTACGGACTGGTCTACGGCCTGTCCGCCTTCGGCCTGTCCCAGCAGCTGAACATCCCCGCCGGCGAGGCCAAGGCGACCATGGACAACTACTTCGAGCGCTTCGGCGGGGTCAAGCGCTACCTGTCCGAGGTGGTGGAAAAGGCGCGCAAGGACGGCTACACCGCCACGCTGTTCGGACGCCGCCGCTACCTGCCGGAACTGAACTCCGACAACCGGGTCGCACGCGAGAACGCCGAACGTGCCGCGCTCAACGCCCCCATCCAGGGCACCGCCGCCGACATCATCAAGGTGGCGATGATCCGGGTGGACCGCGAGCTGAAGAAGGCGAAAGTCAAGTCCAGGGTCTTGCTTCAGGTGCACGATGAGCTCGTCGTCGAGATCGCGCCGGGAGAGCTGGAGCAGGTGCGCGAGATCGTCGAGCGCGAGATGGACGGGGCGATCACGCTGCTGGTGCCACTGGAGGTCTCCGCGGGTTCGGGCCCGAACTGGGACGTGGCGGCGCACTGA